TTGTTTAATAATTCGTGACGTAAACCGTTTACGAAAATGACGGATGCCTTTTTCTGTTTTTCAAATATTTCGTTGAAAACGGATATTTCAGGAATGTCCTTGTTTGTGACCTTAGCAATTGATACCATGGAAATACCCCTTAGAATAGTGAAATATATCTGAGACGTATTTCGGATGTCAAATGTTACAAGCTCTTTACTTTTGATGCCCTTTTCAAAGATTTTTTCCAGAATTTCCAGTTCATTTGCTTCGGCAAGACTTCCTAGTTTCTGTATTTGTTCCATATTCAGGTTACTATCTGCGAAACCTATGGTGATATGCAACAGATAATGTTTTTCAAAAAAGTTTTTCCGAATTTCGAGGAGTCTGAAAAGCATATCCAGTACTTCGGTAGAGGTGTCCAAGATTTTATTGAACGCTTGTGTACCCTCATCTATAAGATGTTTGATAACATCAACAACCAAAGCGGTTTTATCCGGGAAATAATAGTATAAGTTTGCTTTAGAGACCGAAATATCATCCGCTATTTCACTCATGGTAGTTTTATTTATCCCAAAATGAGAAAAACGTCTAAGAGCAGTGTCGATGATGTGTTGCCTTTTTATTTCATTTGTTTCCAACTTGACTACCTAACTTTTTAACTATTGTACTTTTTGACTTTTTAATTTTCCTGGTCAAAAATAAGACAATATTTAGAAGTGTAAGGTAAAATGTTTCCGGTATGTTTTTAATATGACGGTTTTATGACTTTTCCTGGTTCCGTAAGCCATTTAAGAAAATGACAGCGAGTTTCTTCTGCATTTTCGATATCTCATCAAATTCATCTTTTGTTGGGATAAACATGGCTTTTTTGTCTTTTAATACACAGAAGCGCATACCTATCATGGCATTGAGGAATATTTCAGCTATATATATCGTGTTTTCAACATGGAGTTCCTGGCATTGGTTGGCCTTATTGAAAACACTGGCGATCGTTTTAATTTCCCGCTCACTAACGAGTTGTATAACGCGCGACAGCTCTTGGGGGATCTCCATGCTGTTTCCTATAATGGTTTGATCAAATAGGTTATAATATTTCATGGCAAAGGCGAGGCGCATATCAATAATATAGAGTATGGCATCTTCACAATTATCGATATCGACTAAACCTTGATCGATTTTATGAAACATTTTCTTCGCAATGTTTTCAAGGACGGCGGCATACAGGCTGATTTTATCTGGAAAATAATAATATAGTAAAGCTTTTGATAGGGATAGGTCTTTAGCTATTTCGGTCATCGTCGTTTTCGATATTCCAAAATGGGCGAAACGTTTGGTTGCGGCCTCAATGATGAGTGTTCGTTTTTTATCGTGGTTATCCATTCGTTAATTCGTTGATATTATAAGATTATCTCGCAAAAATTTTTTTTAACCTTATCTTTGGCCAAAACAATTCTTATGACACATCTTTGACAGAGCAAATAAACTACTTTTTTTCCATCTGTGATAAATATAAGGAAAAATTGAATAATTGAAGAAAAAAGTCAGTCGTAAAATTTGCGTGTAGAGTTTAAGGAATTGTTTCGTTTATGATGCAAGGGGTACAATAAATGGATATACAGAAAAATGTTTCACTGAAACCGTACAACACTTTTGGAGTAGATGCAGTAGCCAGACAATTGGTTCATATAAAGAAAGAGGAAGATTTGAGCCACTTATATGCTGCCGAGATTTTAACTCGTGATAATCTGTTGCTTTTGGGAGGAGGGAGTAATATTTTGTTTGTCAATGATTTTGAAGGTTTGGTGATACATATGGCGATCGGTGGAATCGACTATTGTATTAATGGGACGGATGTCGTTGTTCGGGCCGGGGGTGGTGTGGTGTGGAACGATTTGGTAAATTATTGTGTAAACAAAGGTTTTGGCGGAATCGAGAACCTCAGTCTGATTCCGGGAACAGTGGGAGCAGCTCCTGTTCAAAATATAGGTGCTTATGGGGTTGAACTACAAGATATTTTTCTTTCGTGTCGAGGTTTTGATCTAGCAACAGGAGAGATAAAGACCTTTTATAAAGAAGACTGTGCTTTTGATTACCGTGATAGTATTTTTAAAGGAGTGCTTAAAGGAAAAATTATTATTACAGAAGTAAACCTTTCGCTTTCTACCGAGTCAAAGCTTAATACAACATATGGTGCGATAAGTGCAGAGTTGCACAATAGAGGGATTGTGTCTCCAACAATTAAAGAAGTGTCTGAGGTGGTTTCAGCTATTCGGGTAAGTAAGCTGCCAGATCCTTCGATGATCGGTAATTCAGGTTCGTTTTTCAAGAACCCTGTAATATCTGTAGACAGATTTAGGGTGTTACTGTCTAATTTTGTAGACATAGTCTCCTACCCATTTGGAGATAATAAGATTAAGCTGGCCGCCGGTTGGTTAATTGAGCAATGTGGTTGGAAAGGACGGGTAGTGGGAAATACCGGGACGTGGAAAAATCAGGCTCTTGTTCTGGTAAATCATGGAAACGCCACTGGATTAGAGGTTTATGATTTTTCCGAAGAGATAATAAAAAGTGTGAAAAATAAGTTTGATGTTGTTTTAGAGCGTGAAGTCAATGTCGTGCTGTAGTTAAATGAAAATTAACTATTCATTAAAAATTATATTTTTTGGAAATTGTGGCGTGTTTTGGCGAGATACTTGCATGAAATTAAGTGTTAATGTATTTTATAAATAATTGGATATTTAAAATGCGATTGTATTAAACCTGGTAACAAGGGAGAAGCCTTGTTCCCGCAAACCCTAAACAGTATGACAAAGCTAGAATTTAACACCATGGTGACCCAGCATTCTGATTCATTGAAAATGTATGCTTTACACTTTACTCATGACGATGAAGATGCAAACGATTTGGTTCAGGATACTGTACTCAAGGCAATTACTTATTACGACAAGTTTAAAGAAGGAACAAATCTTAAAGGATGGTTATACACTATCATGAAAAATACGTTTATTAATAACTACCGTCGTTTTGTAAAAATCAGTTCGTTTGTAACGAAATCGGATGAGATCTCTTCGGCAAATTTGGTCTTTAGCGCGACAGGAAATGTAGGAGAGAATAAGTTTGTTATGGATGATATCAAACATGCGATGGCCAACCTCTCGGATGATTACTATGTGCCCTTTACCATGTATTTTGAAGGGTATAAATACCATGAGATAGCCGACCACTTGGATATTCCAATTGGTACAGTCAAAACCAGGATACATGTTGCTCGTAAAACATTGAAGAAATCTCTAAAGCCTTATCAATCAGGTTTAAAATCGCATAATTATGCCGCTGCAATGATGTAATATAAGAAATTAAGACGATAAAAAAACGGATTTGAGTAGACAGAAAATCCGTTTTTTTTTTGCAGACCATCTTAGATTTCTATAAAAATGTTACCTAATAATTTATTTTTTTTTTGCAGCTACGCGCAATTTTCCTGTCTTTTCTGTAGAAAAAATTTCCATTCTCCAAAACGTGATACTTGATAGATAGGGATAATAATAATAGTTTTGGCACTGGCATATGGAACAATATTATACCAAGGCGCAACTGGCGCGAAGAAATGGTCAGGACAGGGCAGAAATATGGGTGGCGTACAAGGGAATGATTTATGATGTTACCGCAAGTAGATTATGGATAAAAGGCATGCATTATGAGCATTGGGCCGGGCAGGACTTAACAGAGGAGTTAATGGATGCTCCACATACTGAAGAAGTTTTTAGTAAGTTTGACGTGATCGGGAAACTACGATTGTAACCCTTTATTAAATATCAAACGCAGTTAAGGCACTAAATTGATTGATCCTTGCTGCGATGTCTTCATCCTGCAAATTTTCGATACGTTCAGTCCCGAATTTTTCCACGCAAAAGGAGGCTAAGGCCGAACCATAAATAATAGCACTTTTCATATGTTGAAAGTCGACGATATCTCTTTTCGCAAGATAACCTATAAAACCACCTGCGAATGTATCTCCGGCACCTGTCGGATCGAACACTTCAGCGAGTGGTAGGGCGGGGGCAGAGAAGATCTTTCCTTCACCAAATAATAAGGCACCATGTTCCCCTTTTTTGATAATGAGGTATTTTGGTCCCATATTTAAAATTTCTTCTGCAGCCCTTACCAGAGCATACTGTCCGGAAAGCTGACGGGCTTCTTCATCGTTAATAGCTAGCACATCCACTTCTTTAAGAACCTTTTTCAAGTCGTCCAGCGCTATATCCATCCAAAAGTTCATGGTGTCCAGTACGGTTAGTTTCGGACGCTTTTTCAAGCGCTTCAATGCGGTAATTTGCACTTGTGGACTTAAATTCCCTAACAAAATATATTGCGCATCTTGATAATTGGAAGGAATAATGGGGTCAAAAGAGCCCAATACATTGAGTTCGGTAACCAGCGTGTCACGTGTGTTCATGTCGTTGTGGTACCTGCCTGACCAGAAAAAGGACTTTTCTCCTGTCTTGATCTGTATTCCTGAAATATCAATATTCCTTTTGGTAAATTTAGACAAATTGCTCTCACCAAAATCCTCACCAACAACTCCTACAATTTTAACATCTTTATATAGATAAGAAGCTGCTAAAGCGGCATAACTGGCAGCTCCACCCACTATTTTATCTGTTTTTCCAAAAGGTGTTTCCAGTGCGTCAAAGGCTACAGAACCCAGAATAATTAAACTCATAACGAATACGTGTCGATTATAAACAAAAAAACCGGCTTTAGCCGGTTTTGCTCCTGAAGCTGGGCTCGAACCAGCGACCCTCTGATTAACAGTCAGATGCTCTAACCAGCTGAGCTATTCAGGAATTTTGATTCTGGTTATGGTAGTTCTAGATAAAGAATGTTCTGTTTCCGAACTGCGTTGCAAATATAGGGTATTGTTTTAAATTGTCAAATGATTTTTTTAGCAAAATGTAAGTCGCTTTTTATACTGATAGTTATACGCTCTCGCGATTCTTTAGTTGTCTTAATAACTTATTGGTAAAGAGCAGTTAGCCTATATAAGAAAAGCACTCCTTGGAAGGAATGCTTTTGCTCCTGAAGCTGGGCTCGAACCAGCGACCCTCTGATTAACAGTCAGATGCTCTAACCAGCTGAGCTATTCAGGAATCTACTGTTATTTTTGGGACTGCAATATTCGGTATTTAGAATCAAATTACCAAAAAAAAATGAAATATTTTGGAAAGCTGCCATGTAACAATGTATCGCTTTGATTGTTAGTAAATCGGAAGGTAAGTTTTCTTGTTTTGAAGGAAAGGGAGAGATTATTTTTCTTAGTGTTGTTTGTACACTATTTGTGAGAATTATATATTATATTTGTCGAAGTTTTTTCATGATAACAATGCAAACCTGCTATTGCGTAGGAAAGTAAAATTTGTCAGTTTTGCGCATCATAAAAAAACTGGGATTAAAAATTAATACTATGAATATTGTAATAGTTGGCGGTGGTTTTGCCGGAATGAATTTGGCCAAGCAATTGTCTAAAGACAATAGCCTGAATATTACATTGATAGATAAAAATAACTATCATTTTTTTCCGCCCTTGATCTATCAGGTTGCAACGGCGTTCATTGAAACATCTATTATCACTTATCCGTTCCGGAAGATGTTTCGTAAAGCAAGAAATTTCAGGTTTCATTATGGTGCACTGGAGAGAATTGATACCGAGAATAAAGTAGTATTTACTACATCTGGTAAAGTGTCGTACGACTATGCCGTGTTGGCTATGGGGACGGAGACCAATTATTTCGGAATGGACAATGTAGAGAAACATGCCGTTCCAATGAAAACTATCGACGATGCCATACACTTACGAAATCATATTCTAAGAAATGGAGAATGGGCGGCACAGGAGGCAAATGAGGTGGAGAGAGTGAAATTTTCTACTATCGTTATTGCTGGAGGCGGACCTACAGGAGTGGAGCTGGCAGGGATGTTGGCCTACATGAACAAAAAGATTCTTGCGAAGGAATATCCCGAGTTTTCACCTAATGGCAAGATGCGAATCGTTCTAGTTGATATGCTGCCTACCTTATTAGGTCCAATGAGTAAAAAATCTCAACAGGAAGCACTGGAAGTTTTGCAGGGCATGGGCGTTGAAGTGAAATTGAATACCGGTGTGAAGGATTATGTTGATGGACATGTGATTTTTGCTGATGGGACAAGTATTGCAACAGATACGTTAATTTGGTCTTCGGGGGTGATAGCAAAAGAAGCTCCGGGCTTACCCCAAGATTCGATCGGGAAGGGCAGGAGGATTTTGGTTGATGCTTATAATAGAGTGCAGGGGCTAGATGACGTTTTTGCGATAGGCGATATTTGTTTGCAAACAGCTGATAAAGATTTTCCTAACGGGCATCCACAGCTGGCCCAGGTCGCTATACAGCAAGGAATACTTTTAGCTGAAAATATTGTGAATATGATTGAGAAGCGACCGTTGAAACCTTTTAAATATAATGATAAAGGAAGTATGGCTATTATTACCAAAAATAAGGCGGTAGTAGATTTGCCCAAATTTACCTTTACAGGTTGGTTCGCTTGGTTAACGTGGCTGTTTATTCATATCATACCAATTGCAGGTTTTAGAAACAAGATTAAATTGGTTACCGGCTGGTTTTGGTCGTTTTTAACCAATAATCCTAGCTTACGTTTAATTATCAGGCCGATCGAGAAGTTGAGGGACTGTTCCGAAGATGAAGAGGCCGAGGTACACGATAGCCAACGTTAATTAAAGAAAAACGGATTAAAAGTCCAGTTCAGGAGCATCTCGGTAGGGATGCTCTTTTATTTGAAACATCATGCTTTTTGTCTAAGTTTGTTTCTATAACGATCGATCATATGAACTGTTCATGGTTAACATTTCATTTTACCCGAGAATTAAATATTTACGAATGAAAACAATATTGGTTTTACTGTTGATGTCCTGCTCGTTCATAACTTATGCTCAGGATACGATTCCGTCTGCTGAACCTGGTGCTATGTATGGGAAGGAAGTAACCGAAGGTAATGCGATAACCGTGAGCAATCTCGAGAAGAAACTGCAAGTAGACAGCTTATATCAGGGACAGATTGAAGGGACAGTTGTAGAAGTATGTAAGAAGAAAGGCTGCTTTATGCAGTTGAAGCGTGAAGATGTAGATGATCCTATACTAGTAAGATTTAAAGATTACGGATTCTTTATGCCGCAAAATATTGTGGGAAGGACGGTGTTGATACAAGGGATAGCAAAGGTTAAAGAGACCTCGGTAGAGCGTCAAAAGCATTGGGCACAAGATGCGGGCAAAAAACCTGATGAGATTGCAGGAATAACCGCTCCTAAACGGGATATCGAAATTATGGCCGATGGAGTAATGGTCTTGAAATAATCGAAAAAGGACATTTCTCCTTTTTCGATTATGATGTGCTGTTTTACAGCAGTTCTTTTAACAGGTTTTTCCAGCCAACGGTTTTCTCCAAGAGGTTTTCCAATTCATTGATGGCAATACGTTCCTGCTGCATATTATCTCTGTGACGAACAGTAACCGTGTTGTCCGTTAAACTTTGATGGTCTATAGTGATACAAATCGGCGTTCCTATAGCATCTTGTCGACGATAACGTTTCCCTATAGCATCTTTCTCTTCATAAATAATGTTATAATCTACTTTGAGCAGGTTCATCACTTCCCGAGCTTTTTCAGGCAGTCCGTCTTTTTTTGTTAAAGGGAATACTGCGGCTTTAATAGGAGCTAGTACTGGGTGCAGGCGTAATACCGATCTGGAGTCTTTTTTCTCCCCCGTGCTCAGGTCTTCTTCTTCGTAGGAGTTACATAACGTGGTTAAGAACATCCGATCTAAACCGATGGAGGTTTCGATAACGTAAGGGACATAATTCTGGTTAATTTCCGGATCAAAATATTGCATTTTTTTGCCAGAAAACTTTTGATGCTGACTTAAATCAAAATCTGTGCGGGAATGTATACCTTCTACTTCTTTAAAGCCAAAAGGAAATTCGTATTCAATATCTACTGCAGCATTGGCATAGTGGGCTAACTTGACATGGTCATGATAACGGTATTTGGATCCTTCC
This Olivibacter sp. SDN3 DNA region includes the following protein-coding sequences:
- a CDS encoding TetR/AcrR family transcriptional regulator, yielding MDNHDKKRTLIIEAATKRFAHFGISKTTMTEIAKDLSLSKALLYYYFPDKISLYAAVLENIAKKMFHKIDQGLVDIDNCEDAILYIIDMRLAFAMKYYNLFDQTIIGNSMEIPQELSRVIQLVSEREIKTIASVFNKANQCQELHVENTIYIAEIFLNAMIGMRFCVLKDKKAMFIPTKDEFDEISKMQKKLAVIFLNGLRNQEKS
- the murB gene encoding UDP-N-acetylmuramate dehydrogenase, whose translation is MDIQKNVSLKPYNTFGVDAVARQLVHIKKEEDLSHLYAAEILTRDNLLLLGGGSNILFVNDFEGLVIHMAIGGIDYCINGTDVVVRAGGGVVWNDLVNYCVNKGFGGIENLSLIPGTVGAAPVQNIGAYGVELQDIFLSCRGFDLATGEIKTFYKEDCAFDYRDSIFKGVLKGKIIITEVNLSLSTESKLNTTYGAISAELHNRGIVSPTIKEVSEVVSAIRVSKLPDPSMIGNSGSFFKNPVISVDRFRVLLSNFVDIVSYPFGDNKIKLAAGWLIEQCGWKGRVVGNTGTWKNQALVLVNHGNATGLEVYDFSEEIIKSVKNKFDVVLEREVNVVL
- a CDS encoding PfkB family carbohydrate kinase: MSLIILGSVAFDALETPFGKTDKIVGGAASYAALAASYLYKDVKIVGVVGEDFGESNLSKFTKRNIDISGIQIKTGEKSFFWSGRYHNDMNTRDTLVTELNVLGSFDPIIPSNYQDAQYILLGNLSPQVQITALKRLKKRPKLTVLDTMNFWMDIALDDLKKVLKEVDVLAINDEEARQLSGQYALVRAAEEILNMGPKYLIIKKGEHGALLFGEGKIFSAPALPLAEVFDPTGAGDTFAGGFIGYLAKRDIVDFQHMKSAIIYGSALASFCVEKFGTERIENLQDEDIAARINQFSALTAFDI
- a CDS encoding NAD(P)/FAD-dependent oxidoreductase gives rise to the protein MNIVIVGGGFAGMNLAKQLSKDNSLNITLIDKNNYHFFPPLIYQVATAFIETSIITYPFRKMFRKARNFRFHYGALERIDTENKVVFTTSGKVSYDYAVLAMGTETNYFGMDNVEKHAVPMKTIDDAIHLRNHILRNGEWAAQEANEVERVKFSTIVIAGGGPTGVELAGMLAYMNKKILAKEYPEFSPNGKMRIVLVDMLPTLLGPMSKKSQQEALEVLQGMGVEVKLNTGVKDYVDGHVIFADGTSIATDTLIWSSGVIAKEAPGLPQDSIGKGRRILVDAYNRVQGLDDVFAIGDICLQTADKDFPNGHPQLAQVAIQQGILLAENIVNMIEKRPLKPFKYNDKGSMAIITKNKAVVDLPKFTFTGWFAWLTWLFIHIIPIAGFRNKIKLVTGWFWSFLTNNPSLRLIIRPIEKLRDCSEDEEAEVHDSQR
- a CDS encoding cytochrome b5 domain-containing protein, whose amino-acid sequence is MEQYYTKAQLARRNGQDRAEIWVAYKGMIYDVTASRLWIKGMHYEHWAGQDLTEELMDAPHTEEVFSKFDVIGKLRL
- a CDS encoding TetR/AcrR family transcriptional regulator; its protein translation is METNEIKRQHIIDTALRRFSHFGINKTTMSEIADDISVSKANLYYYFPDKTALVVDVIKHLIDEGTQAFNKILDTSTEVLDMLFRLLEIRKNFFEKHYLLHITIGFADSNLNMEQIQKLGSLAEANELEILEKIFEKGIKSKELVTFDIRNTSQIYFTILRGISMVSIAKVTNKDIPEISVFNEIFEKQKKASVIFVNGLRHELLNN
- a CDS encoding DUF4920 domain-containing protein yields the protein MKTILVLLLMSCSFITYAQDTIPSAEPGAMYGKEVTEGNAITVSNLEKKLQVDSLYQGQIEGTVVEVCKKKGCFMQLKREDVDDPILVRFKDYGFFMPQNIVGRTVLIQGIAKVKETSVERQKHWAQDAGKKPDEIAGITAPKRDIEIMADGVMVLK
- a CDS encoding RNA polymerase sigma factor, whose translation is MTKLEFNTMVTQHSDSLKMYALHFTHDDEDANDLVQDTVLKAITYYDKFKEGTNLKGWLYTIMKNTFINNYRRFVKISSFVTKSDEISSANLVFSATGNVGENKFVMDDIKHAMANLSDDYYVPFTMYFEGYKYHEIADHLDIPIGTVKTRIHVARKTLKKSLKPYQSGLKSHNYAAAMM